CTGATCACCAAATGGGGGAGCCGATATTTCCACGCAGCATGCGTAGAACTATTTCATCCATCCCCGCGGAGAGCGGGGACACCCGGGGACCTCCTCTGTCAACGGTCAACTGTTCACTTCCTCTCCTGCTAATTCTGGGATGTGGACTAATATTTGGATAGGGTAGGGTTATATCTGTGGAGTATGTCGCTGATCTTTATGTTAGTGGGACATCATCATCAATGTAAAAATTGGGATCTTCATGAACTGACATGTTTCAGAAGGAGACGTTATATTAAGGAAGTGAAAAGTAGGCTTAGTATATACAATTTAAATAGCGACATATAGGCACAAAACTAGTCTCCAATGAGCCTTGCGCAACTTTTACGAGATACGTGCCATTTAATGAGGCATGAATGGGATCTGTCATGTTAGCGTGCAGCAAGACGCTCAAGGAAGACGCAAGCCTGCCTgcaagcctgcctgcctgcctgcttgttTGCCCGGCCTCTCatatgggaagaaaaaaaaaacatgtggaaAACGCCACAGCTTGccacagtttgaaaaaaaataaaaataagaaactCAAAAATTGTTGCCGATTTGATTGAAACAACCTTGATCTTAATCGTACGTAATTGcacacgacaaaaaaaaaaaaaagttttcaccTTTTGGTTGACCACTGCAGGGCTACAAAAGTTGTTTATTCATTTAAGCCTACCATTTAATTGTAAACTGAGTTGTTAGCCGTAACTCTATGCGGATTctaaatgaaatatttgatcATTGAAAGTCAGTCTTTCGTACAAATGCCTTATTCTGTTGGACAAAATGTGTACTAACTTTACTCATATGTGTTTTAGTCGTGGGTATTAATCAATTTGTTgaccttttttattattactattttcattattattattattatcattattgttattataattataatattattattattattattattattattattattattattattattattattattattattattattattatcattagtagttgtagtagtagtagtatcatcatcattattatcacCAATATTGTAATTATTATTAGACAATTATATAATTGCAATgaactaaaaaaatattttaaagctGGCAGagctacaaaaaataaaaatctatctATCAactagtatctatctatctatctatctatctatctatctatctatctatctatctatctatctatctatctatctatctatctatctatctatctatctatctatctatctatctatctatctatctatctatctatctatctatctatctatccatctaccaTCAGAGTGGACAAGTTTGTTCATGCTCTCTGCCTCCTATGGAGAAACATCCAAAATAAATAGAGCTAATCCTCTAACTGATTTATCCCATTAGACCCCTGCTGTTGCCTCCCGGCTTCATTCAGTGACCTCATGTGTAAATTGGACTCTATCCGGTTATGTCCAACAAAACACATTTCGGTTTGGACACTACAGAGAAGCTGAGAAGCCGCAAAGCGACACGCGGGTCCAAGAGGTCAAGGCCAGCTCCCTCCAAGGTGTTAtgcgtctgaaaaaaaaaaaaaaaaaaaaaaaaaaaaaaattttactGACTGCCACGTGTATTGCGCGTCTCCGTCGCAGTGGCTTCACGCAAAGAGTACCGCGTAAATCTCCGATAAGTGATAGAGAATTATCATCATTAGCAAAGACAGAAATAAAGCTTCTGAGCCTCACTTTCCGAGTGTGTCTATACTTTTCAAATTACGATTGGTTGTTTGGTCTGTTTAGTTAAATTATACATTACAATCGATATGATTCAATCGACGTTCCGTTTTTGATCTCCGTGCAACTATGTTTAGAAGTGGGATACGATATTACTTTTACATAATTCGTTTGCTATAACAGCATATACCATTTTCATGAATAATGCATAAAAATATAATTCAGGCGTCCACATAGAATTAGAAAAGACACGGTTACATTTGAGAAATGAAACATGATATATAGTGGAAAAATACTATACATCGtcgacaataataataataataataataataataataataataataataataattattattattattattattattattattattattattattattattattattattattattattattatcatcatcatcatcagtagaATGCGTACACGTTTAGGTTACTAATTGAAGCCACATATTTCACTATGACGCTACCATTATAATTACTTATGCATAACATAACTAAAAACTGGATATTTCTGTGATTGAAATGTTGAATTATTTAGTATTTTGACAATAGTTCCCAAAAAGCGGCAcagcatgattaaaaaaaacaaaacaataaatacataaaatatacGATAAAGAAGTAGCCTTCGGGGCGTGTTACTCGCAGTAAATGCCGTTTGTTTCTACTGTAAAAAAGTGGCTCATATTGTTCAGCCGGGCATTGCAGTGACGTGGACGGCATCCAAGCGAGTGACAAAGtcttattaaaataaaacacgCCGATTTGcgcgcacgcaggcacgcacacgcgcgcgttTTCCTTGCGTGCAGTTCGCAAGGGGGAGGCGTGGATGTGGATGTGGCTGCCTTCTGACATTCTCGTATCAGCAGCAGTTTCTCGTGGAGGCAGGCGCGCAAGCAGCCTTCACATGACAACACCCGCCACCGCACACAACGAGCACAAACACGGAACGCGCGCTCGCCCTGCATGCTCTCTGCGGATCGACAATGGTTTGACACCGGCTGGACCGCTTCCCCTCTCGAGGTTCTATAAATGAACCTATCGACCAGGGAAGTTCGGGCGTCTTCACCGTAGCAGCGGGAATACTTTCCAAGCAGACTTTGGCCAGTGTGGGCATGTGAGAAGGCTTTTTTCGCGCATGTTCTTTGCCTTTTTGCGCAGCCTTCTCCTGCTGTTTGGAGAAGGGGGAGGCGGTGGAGGAGGAGTAGGCACGACTTTCCCCTAACTTGAGCCCCCTGCCTATGGACGACGGTGGTCCCCTGTCTCCCAGGGCAAATGCTTTTAGTATTGCCTCTCTGATTTGTGCTGCAGAGCAAGCAGGAAACGCAGCGTTTGACAAGCGCTCGAGCACCGGCCTGGACAAACCAGACGGGAACAACCACAGCTGCTGCACAATGCATTACAGCACTGTGACCCGGGAAATGGAAGGTAAACAAGTTTGTTGATTATATGCGCACGCATGATGGAACGTTACATTCAGATCCGCGGTTGGAGCCGAAACTTGTTTTGATTTCACAACTATTGACTGCCTACTTTTAAATGGAAGCAGCCAGAAGACGACTTAAAAATCTTCATTTATGCtcattcacacatacaaaaaaaaaaaaaaaaaatactgctcaAACGtcctgatttttttaaattgaaaacaaacaaacaaaaacatctgtTAGATTTTACTTggtgcatatttatttattgggatatACAGGTAACAAATATAACAAATATAGACTACAAATACGATTTTAAATCATGCAGTGTTAAAAATCCGCTCAAATAAACCTACAATTTTGCTATCGGTGGCTACATTTTGAATTTAAGCACAATTAAAAATCTGTAACAAAATGGAAATCACTGTTTTGCGTATACGGCGAAACTCAACTATGCGCGCTAACTCATCTCAAGTATTTGTCCACTATATAAGCAACATTCAGCGcctgcatatttatttatttatttattcatgtaaatCACTATATGTTTACCCAGTCCATCGTTTACATTGCTCACCTCCTATTGTTTTGTGTCAACGGGGGTGATGCGGGCCCCATCCAAAATAGGACTGGGTGCCGGAAAGCCCATTAAAAAGAAGGGGCGCACTTATGTGTCAATCAGTCTCTTCACGAGGCGAGGAAAAGCCACATTACCTGCAGTTCCTTATCTAAATAGAAATAAGAACCGGTTTTATCGCAAAGGGGAGGCCCTCCGCGTCAGATAAGAGAAGCAGGCTGTCTTGCACTcgaacacacacatgcgcgcccGCTCAGCAGCAGCGCGCAGCACCGACGCGCACTATCGACACAAAAGGAGAAAGCATTGCAGGATTCCCGCGGGATTCGCTCCACTTTGGACGCGTTTTTAGCTTTTTGGATGCTATACCTCCGGGATTTATAACAAACCGAAACGGAAACTTTTAAATCCATCCTGACATCTTGGACGTCATTTAttctgttcttttctctctctttctctgtctGTGTTACCGACTACAAGACCTATTAGTAAATCCAGTCTTTTTGGGATGATTTCAGCCATATCCAGCCCGTGGCTGACGCAGCTGTCCCATTTTTGCGATGTTGCAGCCTTCACGACCAGCAGCCTGAGCAGCCTCAACACCCCGGGGGGATACCACCTCTCCCCCTCCCCCGGGGACCCTTACACCCAACACGAGGCCCACTTTGATCCCTGCCCGGCCGCTCAGCCCAACTACGGCTATGCGGGCCAGGCCCCGTCGAACGACCCCGCCGGGACCCCTTGCTCGTCGTCCTCGTCCAACTCCACACCTAACAGCAAAAACATCATCAAGAAGAACCCCAAAGTGGCTAACATTAACGTCCAATTGGAGATGAAGGCCTTATGGGACGAGTTTAATCAGCTGGGCACCGAGATGATCGTCACCAAGGCGGGAAGGTGAGAGCGTGATGCTCATAATAAAGGCTGCAATTATTTCATAGCCTGTAGCGTCAACTCGAGTTATATTACCACCATTATTGTTTAATTAGGCTACGTGACATTTTAATTGTCGAGTAGAAATTGTTTTACAAACgctttccttgttttttttattccctcaACAGTTTGTGTtctcttttaaaattaaaaagctTGTCTTCATGCAAataactttcctcgttttcacGAGCGACGTTTATTTACACGCGATTACATAAAGTATCTGTGACTGAAATCTATGCAAAATAGGCTACGGAATAACTTGGCAGATTTGAGCTGTGCAGCAAGCACGCGTGTGCGCGTAGCGCGTAATGTGACAGGCGACTGCAACTGCAAAAACAGCGTTTGCAGGCTGCTTTTCACCTCTAACCCGCATGGGATGAATCCCTCTCAATTTTACGCACGCTTGTTGCTCCATACCTAAACACAATTTGTCATCAATTATAAATTGTTTCATTTCGATTATTTGGACTTTGTATCAAGGCCTAAACTTGCgtctatttcctttttttttttataggaatCCGTTTTAATTAAGTTTGTTCGATTTTGATCACCGaaaagtttttgtttgttggtCTATTTTATCTAATATATAAAAAAGTGTTGCTAATATAGGGTTGGCCCTgctataaaaaaatacattaatagCGATTGGAACATTTTTAGGCATATTGTTGACGTGATCGTTTGAGAATGTAAACACTCGCTTGCTCTATAGAAATAAAGTTTCGCTTATTAACTTTTTTCTGTTGTCGCATTGTGAGAAATTATTATAGTATAGTCACATAAATGTATATAATACATGATTAATAATTAGATATAATAATTAGATATGAATAAAGGTAATTTTAGGAAAGTTGTATCCAACATTTTGCAATACCCCAAAAGCAGCTCTCCGTTTCAAGAAAGTTGCTGGCCCCTGTCATAAAGTGAGCGCTTACCCTTCAAATGCCTGAACTTGAATCAGTTGCAAGGTTGCAAgcctgttattatttatttatttatttatttatttatttatttatgaaaatacaatggtaaAGAGAGAGGCATCGCCTGTTTCAATAATCTTGAAAGTGAGGCACCTCTGGTGCAGTGTGACAAGTAGCACTTTAGAGGCTCCTTCAGCCTCGGCAAAGCCAAACAGTGACGTTAATTGAGCGTTGATTTGCATCCCTTTTCATCCCTTGACACGGGCATTAGTCAGCTCGTTCAACTGGCCAAGCACAGAAACGTCGTAGGCGAGGGCATAATTGCATTTCAAGTTCAAAATCAATTCGGTGCACTCGCGGCGTCATGTGCAGTAGGAGGTAGGTAGAAGGCTGCTTCTGGGTGGAATTGTTATATGTCATAAATCTGCGTGGGCAAATGTAAATGAAAGAAAGTGAAAAGTTGGCCTGTTCTGCGATGGCTATATGTGTCTGGaaaatttcaaaacaaaaaaagttatttaaagCTCAAGAGCAAATTAAAAGACAATAAACTATTACGTCTTTCCCACTGTAGCGCGTAGTTTCGACTTTTCTTTTATAAATGCATTTCTGCAAGCATGGAACAATATGTGTTGGATAAATGTGTTGAcataatcattattattattattttgataatTTCTTGATTCACCATTTCCATGCAAATGTGCTGCGGGTGTTTACATAAAAACAGACAATATAGCAACTTGAGAATTTAATGTCTATTTTCTGGGCTCTTTCCAGGCGAATGTTTCCAACATTCCAAGTGAAAATATTCGGGATGGATCCAATGGCGGACTACATGCTCCTAATGGACTTTTTGCCAGTGGACGACAAACGTTATAGGTTAGCCTCCTTACAAAAGTTAAGcataggttgaaaaaaaaaatgcacacacgATTTACATCAGATTTTATGTGCCAGAAAATGTAACTAACACATGTAAGAACCAATACATATGTGACTTATGCAAATTCAAAGTGAAACGCACACATGGATCGAGCATGAGTTGATAGACCGTTTTGATATGAATATAcattaataaaaaacaaattgcaTGATAAATGACCCCAGTGATCCCCACAGGTATGCGTTCCACAGTTCCTCGTGGCTTGTGGCGGGCAAAGCTGACCCAGCGACCCCTGGAAGAGTCCACTACCACCCGGACTCTCCGGCAAAGGGCGCTCAGTGGATGAAGCAGATTGTTTCTTTTGACAAACTCAAACTCACCAACAACCTCCTGGACGATAACGGACATGTGAGTGCAATCAGTGAATTCTTCCATACATGtacaaaatatgtttttgtcATTAATTGCAGCAATGGCAGCATGATAAAATCCAATTTTGGGTTCGGCCTATGGATTTGTGATTCAAATAACTGGGTTTTCACTGAGTGAGAAGAGCATTGAAGTTTTGAAAAGCTTTCAACTCGCCATCAATTTGTACATATTAAAATATCAACATCtattcattcatcaatgtttgtcCTCATTGAACATGATTCGAACCTAAAACCTCTCAGCTGTGAGACAGGCCTTTCTGCTAACCACTGCCCTTCCATGCCGCCATAAAATATAAGCataaataaaactttttttccccacaacttCAATATGTTTGTGGTTTTGTGTTAATAATAACAACAGTTCctcaaactaaataaaaatgtttgatgTACAATACAGTTTTGCTAGgatcttttattttattgatttactttttgattgattGTTTTCTTATGAGTGCCTTTCTCGGTCAGCTTGCTAAAgtggcttttttattttattttttttctccacagatCATTCTCAACTCAATGCACCGCTACCAGCCCAGGTTCCACGTGGTCTATGTGGATCCTCGCAAGGACAGCGAGAAGTACGCAGAAGAGAATTACAAAACTTTTGTGTTCGAGGAAACCCGCTTCACAGCAGTTACGGCGTACCAGAATCACCGGGTATGAAAGTCACTCCAAATAATGATTATTAAGTTCCAACAAACTTGATGAAGATCTGCTGCTAAAAAACAAGAAGACGTCACGATAATATACTTCCTTCTTTGTCTATGCACTTACAATTTGCTAGGTGTATTTCAATGAATTGGATAATATTTCTTATTATTGTTTTGATgtgtaaataataatatattttaaacACATAATTCAACTCAGATATGATCTTACCACATTGTGAGGCTTTACTTaagctttattattattatgtaaaaaaaaaaaaaaaaaaagctaattctTTGCGAATATCTCATGTTATGTATTTCACATCAATACTAATACGTAAAACTGTTGTGGATCATGTGTAGGCCTTCTATATAGGAAATCACGTGCTTTAAAATGATGTTAAGTAATGTAGCAGATTTTCTTTGTCTCTTacttttgtctgtctgtctgtctgtctgactgtcTGTCATACAGCATAGATTAAAACTTAAATACCTAAGTATTTTCATGAAATAAGTAAGTACCTTGGTGCTCTcatgaagtaatttaaatacaaAGGACgtacatacataaaatattaAGCTTGTGTTCGTACAATCCTACAATCATCTTTCTTGCAAAGTCCAAGCTAATTATGCAAGAGTTGTCGCTGTTATGTTTACTTTGCAAATTATCAAAAACATTTCTCCCAATTGATTTGACTGTGGTGCGCCCCTGGTAGCCCTGCGTGCACTTCATAAGTAGCTACAAGTCTGTTTTATAATAATGTTACTGGTCATGGGACAGTGTGATTTTCTTGGGATATTGTAGAAGTGGTCATTTGAAAACATAAACACTGGCAGAGATttataaaaaatgaaatgtgtcTGTTTCCTAATTATTGTTAAAAAACCATTAACATGATCAGTCTGCACATATATTATTAATCATTAACATGTAATCATACCATTATTAAAGGTAGTAGGAGCAAATTTGCTATTTTCAGAATGGTGTATCATATTTGGTAGTACACAAGAAGTAGCTCTTGCAGTTACAAGTTAGTGATCCCCGCATTAaggacattgttttgtttttcttgtaacTTCAGATCACCCAGCTGAAAATAGCCAGTAACCCTTTTGCAAAAGGCTTCCGGGACTGTGACCCAGAGGATTGGTGAGTTTTTGTTGACACTATTACAAAAAGTCCTTTTGACATGTTTGTACATGATATGAGGTGCAACAAAGTCAAAAAGGACATTTGCACACATTAGGAAAACAGtttagtattttgtttttacataGGTGCCAGATGGGTGGAACTTGCATGTTAAAAGTACACAATGAAGGCTGTGAGCGTTGGAAAACACTGGATATTGTTTCAAAGATTATCGGCTGCTTTTCAGTCATTGATAGATTAGCAAATTTTCTCCATACACAAAAGTCCACACATCTGGTACGGAAACAAGTGACTCAATTTCTTCCAAATGCTGTTCATTTTTCCCCTTTCAAGGTTTAACTAAACAGATTACTCTGAAGTGAAGCCTTATTAATCACTGAATAGGACCTTCTGACTGATTTACTTTCAACTTTCATTGATCTAAATGGAAGATCAGCTATTGTAGAAGGACTCGAAACATGAACACTTCCATACCATCTGAATACACGCTGAAGAAATTGTGGCCTTGGTGTTCATGAAATGACTCCTGTCTCCCTTCCCGCAGGCCCAGGAATCACAGGCCAGGCTCCCTGCCAATAATGAGTGCTTTTGCCAGAACAAGAAACCCAATGTCATCTCCTCCTCAGCAGAACGGCACAGAGAAAGGTCTGCAGCTCCCTCTTTGTTCCGACTTTAGCTTCGCCTGCCACTCTGCTGGCCAACATCAAACCGAGTTGGCTTCTGTCTTCCTGACAACTGGCTTACTGTCAATGTGAGCCACGTTACATCCAATCTACGGCTTAAAAAGTGATGCATTTGAAGGATTGGGCAAGCGTTGGCCTTCAATTAAACAAATAATAGCCAGTCGCTAACTACAAATGAAGGTCCTTTATATTAGTTATTAATACCTATCATACATTATTTACTTACAACCATCTTGATTCATATTTCCAACACTTTTGtgaatcaaatttatttatttatttatttatttatttatttatttatttatttatttattcattcattcattcattcattcattcattcattcattcattcattagctTCAGTCTCAACTAGGCAAATCAAAGACCAAGTTCGATTACAGTTAATCTCAGTCGCGTTGGTGCATTTCTGGAATCAGAAACAAAATGGGAAAATATCATGGTTCTccagcaaaaaatattttctctcaAAATCCTTGCTCAAAAGTGAATATTTGTGTCACTGAACATGTGAGTGCCATTACAAC
This portion of the Syngnathus scovelli strain Florida chromosome 3, RoL_Ssco_1.2, whole genome shotgun sequence genome encodes:
- the tbx1 gene encoding T-box transcription factor TBX1 isoform X1, translated to MDDGGPLSPRANAFSIASLICAAEQAGNAAFDKRSSTGLDKPDGNNHSCCTMHYSTVTREMEAISSPWLTQLSHFCDVAAFTTSSLSSLNTPGGYHLSPSPGDPYTQHEAHFDPCPAAQPNYGYAGQAPSNDPAGTPCSSSSSNSTPNSKNIIKKNPKVANINVQLEMKALWDEFNQLGTEMIVTKAGRRMFPTFQVKIFGMDPMADYMLLMDFLPVDDKRYRYAFHSSSWLVAGKADPATPGRVHYHPDSPAKGAQWMKQIVSFDKLKLTNNLLDDNGHIILNSMHRYQPRFHVVYVDPRKDSEKYAEENYKTFVFEETRFTAVTAYQNHRITQLKIASNPFAKGFRDCDPEDWPRNHRPGSLPIMSAFARTRNPMSSPPQQNGTEKDDSRRDYEREPGGTPIHADPAHQLMSRVLSPALPVPGGLHAVPLTGGRPSPPHDLRSDPHTLPPDTLHHHPYKYPTTYEHYLGAKTRASPYPLPSIRGHTYHHHMNPATANMYSATSGPTNYDYGPR
- the tbx1 gene encoding T-box transcription factor TBX1 isoform X2, with product MDDGGPLSPRANAFSIASLICAAEQAGNAAFDKRSSTGLDKPDGNNHSCCTMHYSTVTREMEAFTTSSLSSLNTPGGYHLSPSPGDPYTQHEAHFDPCPAAQPNYGYAGQAPSNDPAGTPCSSSSSNSTPNSKNIIKKNPKVANINVQLEMKALWDEFNQLGTEMIVTKAGRRMFPTFQVKIFGMDPMADYMLLMDFLPVDDKRYRYAFHSSSWLVAGKADPATPGRVHYHPDSPAKGAQWMKQIVSFDKLKLTNNLLDDNGHIILNSMHRYQPRFHVVYVDPRKDSEKYAEENYKTFVFEETRFTAVTAYQNHRITQLKIASNPFAKGFRDCDPEDWPRNHRPGSLPIMSAFARTRNPMSSPPQQNGTEKDDSRRDYEREPGGTPIHADPAHQLMSRVLSPALPVPGGLHAVPLTGGRPSPPHDLRSDPHTLPPDTLHHHPYKYPTTYEHYLGAKTRASPYPLPSIRGHTYHHHMNPATANMYSATSGPTNYDYGPR
- the tbx1 gene encoding T-box transcription factor TBX1 isoform X3; translation: MISAISSPWLTQLSHFCDVAAFTTSSLSSLNTPGGYHLSPSPGDPYTQHEAHFDPCPAAQPNYGYAGQAPSNDPAGTPCSSSSSNSTPNSKNIIKKNPKVANINVQLEMKALWDEFNQLGTEMIVTKAGRRMFPTFQVKIFGMDPMADYMLLMDFLPVDDKRYRYAFHSSSWLVAGKADPATPGRVHYHPDSPAKGAQWMKQIVSFDKLKLTNNLLDDNGHIILNSMHRYQPRFHVVYVDPRKDSEKYAEENYKTFVFEETRFTAVTAYQNHRITQLKIASNPFAKGFRDCDPEDWPRNHRPGSLPIMSAFARTRNPMSSPPQQNGTEKDDSRRDYEREPGGTPIHADPAHQLMSRVLSPALPVPGGLHAVPLTGGRPSPPHDLRSDPHTLPPDTLHHHPYKYPTTYEHYLGAKTRASPYPLPSIRGHTYHHHMNPATANMYSATSGPTNYDYGPR